A genomic region of Candidatus Rokuibacteriota bacterium contains the following coding sequences:
- a CDS encoding MaoC family dehydratase N-terminal domain-containing protein → MRFYDDLEVGHGFETRRKTITETAITLCVGLAGMTVPIFNDVESARATGAAGFIAPARTVLMMMGGLEEQAFEWEPATRLVGFRAVKFLRPVMAGDTIHVMMEIVEKRESRTGGRGIVVHRSTCLNQGGEAVVECEVVHLVAKQAAC, encoded by the coding sequence GTGAGGTTCTACGACGACCTGGAGGTCGGCCATGGGTTCGAGACGCGGCGGAAGACCATCACCGAGACGGCGATCACGCTCTGCGTCGGCCTCGCCGGGATGACGGTCCCGATCTTCAACGATGTGGAGAGCGCGCGGGCCACCGGCGCCGCGGGCTTCATCGCCCCCGCGCGCACGGTCCTCATGATGATGGGCGGACTCGAAGAGCAGGCGTTCGAGTGGGAGCCCGCCACCCGCCTCGTCGGGTTCAGGGCCGTGAAGTTCCTGAGGCCGGTGATGGCGGGGGACACCATTCACGTCATGATGGAGATCGTGGAGAAGCGTGAGAGCCGCACCGGCGGCCGCGGCATCGTCGTCCACCGGAGCACCTGCCTGAACCAGGGCGGCGAAGCGGTCGTCGAGTGCGAGGTCGTCCACCTCGTGGCGAAGCAGGCGGCGTGCTGA
- a CDS encoding ABC transporter permease — protein MLTYVLRRLSLFVPSLLGASLLIFVLMRVVPGDIAEILVFQAGTEASEVQRKQVQQLRAELGLHRPILMQYVDWLGGAVRGDLGYSYTQRRPVFDILAERVPRSLELAVLTLLVAVVWAVPSGVVAATHQNRWADVVARLVSVCGLALPIFLSGVLMLFLLVGLFGWSPPIEFVSFSTSPTENLKQFVWPVLAQAFYIGAPISRLTRSQVLGVLGEDFVRTARAKGLGELIVVYRHAFANAILPVITFIGWWGGRLLGGLVIVETIFSVPGLGSTLMQAVQYRDYPLLQGVVAFMALAFLAITLTVDVLYARLDPRVRYT, from the coding sequence GTGCTGACGTACGTCCTCCGGCGCCTGTCGCTCTTCGTGCCGTCGCTGCTCGGCGCCTCGCTGCTGATCTTCGTGCTGATGCGCGTGGTGCCGGGCGACATCGCGGAGATCCTCGTCTTCCAGGCAGGAACGGAAGCAAGCGAGGTCCAGCGGAAGCAAGTCCAGCAGCTCCGGGCTGAGCTCGGTCTCCACCGGCCGATCCTGATGCAGTACGTCGACTGGCTCGGCGGCGCCGTCCGCGGCGACCTCGGGTACTCGTACACGCAGCGCCGCCCGGTGTTCGACATCCTCGCCGAGCGGGTGCCGCGCTCGCTCGAGCTGGCGGTGCTGACCTTGCTGGTGGCCGTGGTATGGGCGGTCCCGTCGGGCGTCGTGGCGGCGACCCACCAGAACCGCTGGGCGGACGTCGTCGCGCGGCTGGTGAGCGTGTGCGGCCTCGCGCTGCCGATCTTCCTGAGCGGCGTCCTGATGCTCTTCCTCCTGGTGGGGCTGTTCGGCTGGTCGCCGCCCATCGAGTTTGTGAGCTTTTCGACGAGCCCCACCGAGAACCTGAAGCAGTTCGTGTGGCCGGTGCTGGCGCAGGCGTTCTACATCGGCGCGCCGATCTCGCGCCTCACGCGGTCGCAGGTTCTCGGGGTGCTGGGCGAGGACTTCGTGCGCACCGCGCGCGCCAAAGGCCTGGGCGAGCTCATCGTCGTCTACCGCCACGCGTTCGCCAACGCGATCCTGCCAGTGATCACGTTCATCGGCTGGTGGGGAGGCCGGCTGCTCGGCGGCCTCGTCATCGTCGAGACGATCTTCTCGGTGCCGGGCCTCGGCTCCACCCTGATGCAGGCGGTCCAGTACCGCGACTACCCGCTGCTTCAGGGCGTGGTCGCCTTCATGGCGCTGGCGTTCCTGGCCATCACGCTCACCGTGGATGTGCTCTACGCGCGGCTCGACCCACGAGTCCGCTACACCTGA
- a CDS encoding 2-oxoacid:acceptor oxidoreductase family protein has product MRTEVRFAGDGGQGLVIAGIVLAEAAGVHAGHHVSQSQFYAPVIVGGPSYADVIVSDSELAFPWGVRPHVLVALTQRSFNHFASRTADDALVLADPARVPERDAAGRRVVSLPAVAMAERAGAAKAANMACVAVVAALTGVATLEHVERAIEARTPSRLLAVNRRAAAEGWSYAQGLRSRGEA; this is encoded by the coding sequence ATGCGCACCGAGGTGCGGTTCGCCGGAGATGGAGGACAGGGGCTCGTCATTGCCGGCATCGTTCTGGCGGAAGCAGCCGGTGTCCACGCCGGCCATCACGTGTCGCAGTCGCAGTTCTACGCGCCGGTCATCGTCGGGGGCCCTTCGTACGCCGACGTGATCGTGAGCGACAGCGAGCTGGCCTTCCCGTGGGGCGTCCGGCCACACGTGCTGGTGGCGCTCACCCAACGGTCCTTCAATCACTTCGCGAGCCGCACGGCGGACGACGCGCTCGTGCTCGCCGATCCGGCGCGGGTGCCCGAGCGCGACGCGGCCGGGCGGCGCGTGGTCTCGCTCCCCGCGGTGGCCATGGCGGAGCGCGCGGGGGCGGCCAAGGCGGCGAACATGGCGTGCGTCGCCGTTGTGGCGGCGCTGACCGGCGTCGCCACACTCGAGCACGTCGAGCGCGCGATCGAGGCGCGAACACCGAGCCGGCTCCTCGCCGTGAACCGGCGCGCCGCGGCGGAGGGCTGGTCGTACGCGCAGGGGCTCCGGAGCCGGGGCGAGGCGTAG